A genomic stretch from Arachis stenosperma cultivar V10309 chromosome 3, arast.V10309.gnm1.PFL2, whole genome shotgun sequence includes:
- the LOC130965205 gene encoding mitochondrial inner membrane protein OXA1-like — MAYRRYLLRRTNLSNCNFHPSFSYVLHHTIDEPNQRQQEKPVPAAITSLIQARSFRSFLNGTTGFGASSKRRTIFNNTFSGYSLCRYMSTLNDDSDKINFGIDVADVLAETTIDTVASQAGSVVDEVAIAAADSLLPVKMVQYAIDYVHSFTGMNWWAAIVMTTFLVRIATIPSLVNQLKANSRFRVLKLKVDEIKAQMEDKESDPAAVAEGQKQIAKLFKEFGASRFPSLQGLFVQASILISFFCAISNMAEKMPSFKHGGAYWFTDLTTPDSLYIFPVLTALSFLVIVEHNVQEASYGTVVESSTTMKNLSRAVSVLVVPCAMELPKAILCFWLTSNLFLIIYGLVISVPSVKKSLGIPVIVMDSAPADAPKSQR, encoded by the exons ATGGCTTATCGACGCTACCTCCTGCGAAGAACCAACCTCTCAAACTGCAACTTCCACCCTTCTTTCAGCTACGTTCTCCACCACACCATCGACGAACCCAACCAACGGCAACAAGAAAAACCGGTTCCAGCGGCAATAACTAGTTTGATCCAAGCGCGGTCCTTCAGGAGCTTCCTCAATGGAACAACGGGGTTCGGTGCTTCTTCTAAACGAAGAACGATTTTCAATAACACGTTTTCTGGATATAGTTTGTGCCGATACATGTCTACGTTGAATGATGATTCCGATAAGATCAATTTCGGGATCGACGTGGCAGATGTGCTCGCCGAAACGACCATTGATACCGTAGCTTCTCAGGCTGGTTCCGTCGTCGACGAAGTTGCGATTGCCGCCGCTGATTCTCTTTTACCGGTGAAGATGGTGCAGTATGCTATCGACTATGTGCATTCCTTCACTGGCATGAACTG GTGGGCAGCCATAGTTATGACAACCTTCTTGGTTCGAATCGCAACAATTCCATCCTTAGTAAATCAACTTAAGGCTAATTCCAGATTCCGT GTATTGAAGCTTAAAGTAGATGAAATAAAGGCACAGATGGAAGACAAG GAATCGGATCCTGCAGCTGTTGCGGAAGGTCAGAAACAAATTGCAAAGCTATTTAAGGA ATTTGGTGCGAGTCGATTTCCATCATTGCAGGGGTTATTTGTTCAAGCTTCTATCTTGATCAGCTTCTTCTGTGCA ATATCAAACATGGCAGAAAAAATGCCATCATTCAAGCATGGTGGAGCCTACTGGTTTACTGATCTCACAACTCCAGATTCCTTATACATTTTTCCTGTTTTGACTGCATTGTCATTCTTGGTAATAGTAGAG CATAATGTTCAAGAAGCCTCTTATGGTACGGTTGTGGAGAGCAGTACTACCATGAAAAATCTCTCTAGGGCTGTTTCGGTTCTTGTAGTCCCTTGTGCCATGGAACTTCCAAAG GCTATATTATGTTTCTGGCTTACAtcaaatttgtttttaattatttatggaCTTG TTATTAGCGTTCCCAGCGTAAAGAAAAGTTTAGGTATTCCTGTAATAGTCATGGATTCAGCACCTGCCGATGCTCCGAAATCCCAGCGCTAA
- the LOC130966974 gene encoding uncharacterized protein LOC130966974, with the protein MDFKEAVREYCIQEGRRVRFKKNDNVQCKALCKGEKCPWVIYVSKDSEGIFCQVKTFNDDHTCPRETKNKLANRGWLASKLVKKLRKFPNLKHSETLTYFKSKCDLDLNKSSLTRALRDARHIVYGDAVAQYGMVRNYGEILLKCNPGATVRMTTILHPNPTEDSTFDKMYICLDGCKNGFRAGCIPLIRLDGAFLKTRFGGQILTAIYVIANAIVPVENTDN; encoded by the coding sequence ATGGATTTTAAGGAGGCTGTGAGGGAATATTGCATCCAGGAAGGTAGAAGAGTTAGATTCAAGAAAAATGATAATGTACAATGCAAGGCTTTATGTAAGGGTGAGAAATGTCCATGGGTTATCTATGTCTCTAAGGATAGTGAGGGCATTTTCTGTCAAGTTAAAACCTTTAATGATGATCATACCTGCCCAAGGgagacaaaaaataaattagctAACAGAGGGTGGTTAGCAAGCAAGTTGGTGAAGAAGCTTAGGAAATTTCCAAATCTGAAGCACTCTGAAACTTTAACATACTTCAAAAGCAAATGCGACTTGGACTTGAACAAGTCTTCCCTAACAAGAGCACTTAGAGATGCAAGGCACATTGTGTATGGTGATGCTGTTGCGCAATATGGGATGGTGAGAAACTATGGTGAGATTCTCCTGAAGTGCAATCCTGGTGCTACTGTGCGCATGACAACAATTCTTCATCCCAACCCCACAGAAGACTCCACTTTTGACAAGATGTATATTTGTCTGGATGGGTGCAAGAATGGGTTTAGGGCGGGATGCATACCTCTAATAAGGCTTGATGGAGCATTCCTAAAAACCAGATTTGGTGGACAAATCTTGACAGCAATTTACGTCATTGCAAATGCCATTGTACCAGTGGAGAACACGGATAATTAG